The stretch of DNA GCcgcttttttcaaaaccaaAGCATTCCAGATATCTTCAATTGGTATTTTCTCTTGTGGATCTTCAGAAAGTATAGTAAATAAGGGAGAGTCCCATCTTGTATCGCTATTTGGTTCTTCATATCTCATCTGCAACtgttttatcaaaactGGATCCCATTTGTTTCCCAGTTCCTTGGTGTCATTCCATTGGATACATTTCTCAATAGGAGCAATAACATGAACAATGCAATGCGGAGTTACGTTACCTTTTGCTTCACAGAATAACTGGTATCGAAATCCCTTTATATATGATAATGCATCTAAAATCACAATATTTGTTCTTGATATATCCCTCTTCACAGCAGAAATCTGTGACCCTCTTGCCAATTTCTCCTTGTTCGAGTCTTGATATGTCTCGTGGTTTATACCTAAAGTCTCATCTGAGTGATAAGTTACGGTATAGTTTTGGCCCGGTTCAGAATTCTCTTTTGCTGTCTGAATTTTGATCTCAAGTTCTTTTTGAAGCAATTTTGCCCATTTCGTTTTTCCTGAACAAGGATACCCGGTAAATATAATCAAAGGCATCAGTTTATTGTTTACTTGAATTGACTGTAAATATTATGGATCAAGAGAAGAgcttcaattgaaaaaaaaaaaaagaaagagagaaaaaaaaaatactcataatcaattaaattttgtaCCAcatctaattttttttatttttttcatttttcaagatTCCTTCCTCTTGTTATTACTTTCATATAAATCAGTTAGCTTTTCATCcctatttttttggaattcCTATTTATTATCTCATTATGACATTCGTTCCAAGAAAAACATTTCCTAACTATAACATACCTTTGAATAACTTCAAGGGTCATCACCAAAAAGCACTTTCAAAATTTGGGCATCTTGCACCTCAGTTAGATATGATATTGGAAGTAAGGGATTCCCGTGCCCCAATTTCTACTACCAATGTCTTATTCGATAAAGTATTACCAAGCAAGAAGAAACTTATTCTCTATAGCAAAAAAGATTTGTCAATATTGAAACCCAGGTTACTAGAAAAGTGGCACAAGCTGAAGAACGAGCAATACATGTTTGTGGATTGTCGAAGTAAGCGTGACGGTAAGAAGATCATTAAcgaaatcaagaaattataCGATAGTATGGAGACACCACCTCCATTGGGATTGAGAACCATGATAATTGGGATGCCTAACGTAGGGAAGTCGTCATTGGTGAATACATTGCGATATGTAGGGTTAAGCGATGGAGAAAATGCAGTTTCTACAAAAATAAGGAAAGTTGCTAGAACTGGTGGTCAACCGGGCGTGACAAGAAGTACTAGTGAAATTATTCGTCTTTCACGTGATCCTGAGATTATGGTATACGATACTCCAGGGGTGTTTTTACCGACTACAAAAAATGCAGAAACAATGCTTAGTCTTGCATTGGTTGGGTGCATTAACGAATCATTCATTGATCCTGTTATTTTAGCAGATTATTTGTTGTACGTCTTGAATCTACAAGATCCAACAGGAAAGTTGTACACAGATTATATCGATCACCCAACTAACAATGTGTATGAGCTCTTGGAAAGCATCgaccaaaaaagaaatgtttTGCAAATAGATAAACGTTTTGATGAATGTGGATTGGCAAACCATTGGATTAGCAAATGGAAGCAAGGTAAATCACTGAAGTATCGTGGGTTATTTGATGTTGCAGCCATTCACGAAATCAACGCAAAGGACTTTGGTAACTTAACTAATGCAGAAAGAGAGCGAATTGGTTTATCAAACGTACAGCAAAGACTTCAAGAAAGATTCGGCGATGATGGTACATCTACTTCTAAACACAGAAAAAGAACTGCCAAAGACAGAGAGTTTGACATGAAAAATAGACTATTTAAACTTTAGTTTTCCAAGATATCTTCTATATCAAAATACTCGCCAAATTTCCCATCGTTAGGTTGTGGTTTAGAAGTTGCAATAAATGGCTTCGACTTTTTTTCCAGCTTGTGCTGAGTTTTGTATTTGACATCTAGCTTCTTCTGCAACTCAATGGTGATCGTATCTGCTTTTTTAGGATCCGCTGTATATAACAAATCTTCTTTCGTGTCCAATATAGAATCTAAATTGAACAAAGTGTGGGGCTCGTCGACTGAAAGATACCTTTCAACAAATCTATCCTTTTCTAAAAAGTTTTCCAAGGATTCTTCCTGTAGAGACTTGTCTAGTATTTTCCTAAAGTAGTAATTAAATCTTCTCGTGGCCGGATTTGaagacaataataaattatccaAAGTGGTATTCTTATTGGGAGGTTCGCTAGTGGGTGCTGAATTCAAGAGACCAGCCATTGGATTATCAATGGTGTCAGCAACAAAATGCTCATCACGTAATTTCTTGCTCAATATAAAACTTTCCATCAACTGGTCGACCGAATTATCATCTGTGTCACTTAAGTCTGGGAAACGTCCAATTTTCTCATCTTCTTTCATGGCAATTCTGACCAATAAAAGAACCTCGCCAATTTGGTTACCAAGAGCAACTTTTCTTGGGAAAGCTGCACAAACCTGGACCTCGTCGTCTGATTTCGGCACGAACCTCACCAAAGCTATATAGTCCAATTCAATCATTGTAGCAACCATGGAATTAAAAGTCAACCTGTTGCGCTCAGAATCATTCTGCTGAGGAATCACATATGTTGCTTCTTCAGTGAAATATGCGTAAGCAAAgttgttctttttcatAAATCCCAATATGTTGATACTGGGGGATGTTGGTAAAGTGGCTACTTCTGTCAATTCAGAAGTTAATGCTAGTATATCACGATGCGAATACTTAAAACCAGGAGTACATTCCGCTCGAGGAACAATCGTTCTATCCAGTATATCACCTTTTTCTACTCTCtcttcatcgtcatctTCCTCATCCAAGTCATCCTTTGTCCgtgtataataatatgtAGATCTTTCAATCTTTGATCTTTCTTTCAGTTTCGGATCTACGTAATACTCGTGTCCATGCACTTGGCTTTGTACCTTAATAGCTGGATACACTTGGATATCTAAATGTAtcatatttttgatttccgAAGTATTTCCAAGTTCACCAAACCCCAAGTATCCCTCAGTACTACACCTTGGGGCAATCAACCGAAGAGCTGGACCCGCATTCATAAGTTCATTAAAACTCACTAAATTTGCATTGTTAAAGGTTCTGGAAAGATCTTGTAAGCTCTTTTGAGTATATTCATTGtgttcattatcaattaacaCAAACGTTAGGTTTATATTAAGGTTTGAAACCATGTTCACATATTCTGagattgatttatttttaccCATGGGAAGTACGCCATTTGTGATAAGACGAATATTTCTTGTGAATTTATAATGACTATTTACTTTAAACCGATCTAGCCCTTGTAACAAAGCGTGGATCAAATCATACTTGTGAACTTCGCCTGTATCATTGTCATGGACTTCATTCATGGTAGAACGGTATGTTTTAACTTGTACTAATGACAACGGGGTGTTATCATAGATTACCTTGATCGTACTTCCCGAGTAAACAACTAAACAATATCTATCTGACTTTCTGTTTCTCATCAATTGTTGGTTGAAAAAGTCAATCACAAATCCCAGTGCCCGCGTAAAATCTGAATCCGTGACATTTGGGTCTGCTATTCCCATATATTTGGAtgcatcaacaacaaagactGTAAATTCCTTGGACATTCTAATGTAAGCTTGACAGGCAGTTGAGTATTGGAAATGGAATGGAAGTAGACACACACGTAGGACGGGCTGTATGTACAAGattaatttctttgatCGCGTGTTTATACTCGCATTCCGTTCAATTATGTGTAAGTCAAACGGATCTTGAAAATTTTcagtgttttttttatgggAAGTTTGCAAAAACGGCCCTACAAAGAAATTGTGATTGAAATAGACGTTTTCTTCAACACCATATAAGTTTATACATGCTACGATTCAAATCTAAGGTGAGAACATTTGCTACATCATTGGTTGGGCttgagaagaaaaatttttctaaaaCACTCCTACTTcccaaaacaaattttggTCCAAAAATCCCCAAAGGAGATATACGAGAAGTATTGATCAAACAACTGTCTCAAGATATCTACAAATGGCAGAAAGAAAACAAGGCAAATAGACGTGAGTTTGTATTACACGATGGTCCACCGTATGCTAATGGTGATTTGCATTTGGGACATGCCTTGAACAAAATCACCAAGGATATTATCAATCGTTTTGAGTTGGTTTTCCATGATCgattaatcaaatattcACCAGGTTGGGACTGTCATGGATTGCCCATTGAAATGAAAGTGGAGACATTGGgtaaaaaatatgaatcGGCTGTTGAAATCAGAAAGGCATGCAGAGATTGGGCTAACGCAATGATAGATAAACAAAGGCAACTGTTCAAAGAATATGCCATTATGACGGATTTCGACAAACCTTACATCACCATGAATCATGCCTATGAAATAAATCAGctaaaaatattttctaaGCTTATAGAGAATGGTTTGTTATCACAACAACTCAAGCCTGTTTGGTGGGGATGTGATACACAAACCGCTTTAGCAGAAGCTGAATTGGAGTACAATGACAAACACAAATCAGTTGCAGTACATGTCAAATTTCCCGTTGTAAGCGAGAATCTTTATAAATATTCCGAACTGAAGGGTCATGCTGTTGAATTTGGGAAACTAAAACTCTTGATTTGGACTTCCACTCCATGGACCATTCCATTGAATAGAGCAATTTGTGTGAACGAAAATATGACGTATACGTTAATACAGAATGTGACTGAGACTTTGGTTGTAGCTAAAAGTTTAGCAGAGCAAGTATTGAAGATCGACCCGAGCTACAAAATTGTGAATATTGATATTCCAGGTTCTGTCTTAACGGGCACTTTTTACACTAATCCTGCTTCTGATGATTCAAAGGAATACCCAGTTTTGCATGGAGATCATGTGATTGAAACTGCAGGTACGGGCTTGGTCCATAATGCTCCAGCACATGGTCGAGAAGATTATATTGTTGGTAGGAAACATGGGTTGAGTGTGGAATCAGCAGTTGACAATAATGGTAAATACATTGCCAAATTCTTACCACCAGGCTTTCAAAAATTGGGAGATGCAAAGGTGACAGATGTTAAGACCAACGTAATTTGTGCTAATATATTGAATGAAAGTGGCATGCTTTTCCATCTTGACAAGAAATTTGTTCATTCTTATCCCTACGACTGGAGATCCAAGACACCAGTAATTCAACGTGCAACCCCTCAATGGTTTGTAAATGTcgaaaaaatcaaaccgTATGCCAAAGAAGCACTTTCGAAGGTTGAATTTTACCCACAATCAGGTAGCAATAGATTGACACTGTTTGTTGAGAATAGAAGCGAATGGTGCATTTCTAGACAAAGAGTCTGGGGTGTGCCACTTCCAATTGTTTATGAGCGAGCCACAGGAGATGCTGTTCTAGActtgaaattaattaattatattattgaaaaaattgatgagTTTGGAACTGACGAGTGGTTTGTTGAAGAAACTGACATTTCTAGGTGGCTTCCTGATGAGATGGATGGCCTGAAATACTTTAAGGGAAAAGATACTATGGATGTATGGTTTGATTCGGGAACTTCTTGGAGCACTTTAAAGTCGTCACTCCAAGAATGTGCCACCACTAACGAACCATTAGCAGATATTTATTTGGAAGGAAGTGATCAACATAGAGGCTGGTTTCAATCCTCTTTGTTGaacaaaatcatttattcaGGCTCTAACGGGACATCGTTTCAGCCAATGGCGCCATTCAAGAAAGTGATCACGCATGGATTTATTACTGATGGCAAGGGCCAGAAAATGTCAAAATCCTTGGGTAATGTATTTTCACCACGAGAAGCAATTGAAGGATGTAAAAAACCTTTAACGCCATATCTTGGTACAGATGGTTTAAGATTATGGGTTGCTTCTTCGAATTACAAGCAAGACGTCAGTTTTAGTCCTGAAGTTCTTACACGGGTATCTGAAGTTGCTAAAAAGTACAGGGTTACTTTTAAGTACTTATTGGGTAATTTACATGACTTCAAGGACCCTGTTAATTATGACCAAATGAGTGCATTGGACAAATATATTTTGCATACATTATTTCAGTTGCAGCAAGCCTGTCTTGAATTTTATCAGGATTTTAACTTTTCACGAGTGGTAAGCTCAATAAACACACATGTCAACTCAATTTCTAGTGctatttattttgatgTTTCCAAAGACTGTTTATATACAGATTCAGCCAACTCAGTTAGAAGAAGATCGATCCAAACTGTGCTTAATGAAATGATGAAGACATATTTAGGGTTATTGGCACCTATTCAGCCCCTTTTGACTCAAGAAGCGTGGTCAGAGTATATTAGAATAGCTAGTTTAAAGGAGGATTCCGTGTTCAAGGTAGATagcaaatttttcattttaagTGAGAAGTACGAGAATGAAACCGTGGAAAAGTCTTTTAATGAGTTTTTAGAATTGAGAGATGATATATTTAGAACTGTCGAGAGTTTAAAGCAACAgaaattcttcaaaaacaaattggaACTAGAGATATTATTATCTGTCAAAGAAAACACAAATATATTCCGCTTTTTGAAGGAAAATTCATCATACCTCGATGACTTGTTTTTGGTTTCCAGTGTGAAATTAGTTGAGGGTGATTTGGATTATACATTCAGAGTGAATGATGAACCTGTTCTGATAAGAATTCAACACTCCTCGAAATGCAAGTGTCCTAGATGTTGGAAATACACTTCAGAGTCTCCAGACATTTTATGTGAGAAATGTGACAGCGTTGTAGAATCGCTCAACTAGATGAATTTTAGACTATATAATTGTAAATAGTCCTGTCTTGTATATAGTATAGACATGAAGAAATATCTCCTGTTATTGCATCTTTGCAAGTTATCTAGATATCTTTCATTTAAGTGCTGAAGTGTCTTTCAGTATAATGGTCGTGCCTCGCTGTCATGTCAAATAGGAATTTGAACTCCATAGTAAAATAGTCTCAAAATAGTTcgaaaaaataaaaaaaaaaagcaccTGACACTAAAGTCCTCGGAATTCAAAACATTAGATACACAAGACTattatatttgtttatgTGTACTGATTTCCTATAGTATAAACTGAATTAAAGACCATGTCTTCCGTTAGAAAAATAGCTGCATATTTGGAGAGAAAGGAGGATTTATCCCAAGAATATAACAGTTTGAAAGAAGTGTTTAAAGATGAACCAGATTATGAAGGATTGGCAAATGTGTTCGAAATTTTGAAGTTTTTAGATCAATTGATCTATGAGTATCATGTCCATAAATCTTACCTTCAATGCACTAAGGGGccaattaatgattttgagCGAAAATTATTGGCCGAAATGGAAAAAACTATTAAACAGTTGGAGGACGATGTTAGTTTACCATATTTAATAGAAAATGCTCAGAATTTGGCGTTGATTAGAAGAGAGCTATTTGAAAATGCACATGAAGGAGGACGACTAATTCATGCTTACGAATTACAAAATCCATCTTCTAAGATGATGATTAGATCAAGTCAACCACTGCGTCCATTCACCACTTTACTGGATCAGTTACATTCCAGCAAACTGACCCCATCTCACTCTAAGTCTCCTTTACAATTGTCTAGTAATGTACTGGAACACCATGCGTTGATACAAAGTCCCAAGGAGATGCGGAACTTGGCTAGAGCCATGACATGGTCCAAACGATGCACTGACATTGTTTTCGAAGCAGGAAAACTCGACGCAAATCTAACACAAAAGTATCAGTACATCAGTTCACATATTGAAGACGAATTTGGATATCAATTTTGCAGAGACTTTAGTCGTTATTTGTATCTACATTATATTGAAGGCGACGCTGCAAAGTTTCGAGAAGATTTTGACAAAGCGTATATCAAATATCTTGATTTCAGTACACAAAAAGTAAGCGAATTGATAGAAAAAGATCTCAAAATAAACAGAAAGGTCTGTAGATATGGAATCTGGTTACGTGAGATATTTCAAAGAACTTACGGTAAAATAACGGAGCCACCCGAAAACTTTTTGTATACAGATCACTAAATATTATTGTACTAtatatcaaatataaaCTTGTAAGGGATGAATTTATCTTTTCCCGCTCATCAATTGAGTTAACAATTGCGAACTAGATGAAGGTAAAGGTGCTCCAGTATTTGACATATCTGAGGAAGCGGCAACATCTTTTCCAGCAAACAAGCCAGGTGGAGGTGGAGTTGAGGTGTTTACTCTATCAGAAGTTtttaatatattcaattgatgtGGCTGattttgttgctgttgaaGTTGTcgctgctgctgttgttgctggagctgttgttggtgttgcAATTGAAGTAGCAAGAGCTGTTGTTGAGCTTGCTTTTGTTGCTCGtcatttttgttttgttgtaattgaGCAACCTGTAATGCTGGTGtctgttgttgctgttgttgttgttgctgctgctgttgaCGTTGTAATATTGCTTGTTGTTGGGTGATTGGATGGTTTTGATATGCTAGATGGTAGTTCTTTAATGGTCTCAAAAGAAACTTCTCAATTACTTGACGTGCTATGaccttttcttcttcaagCTGAGTATCATTCAGGAAATTACCTTTAAATGAGAATAAAGGTAATATTTTCCCGTTGTCGAAACCCTTGAAGCGTACATTTCTTATATCTTCTAAACCTCGCAATTGTTCAGTCGTTGTTTCGACGAACTTGAACACTGAGTTATCGCCCGCATCTAATTCGTCAGGGACTAAGGTGTTGTTAGATTTCGTAGTCTTTGAACGGGGCTTGGTTTCCTTCttctgttgttgcttttgATCACGAACAATCTCACCTAATGTAGGGAAAGCAGCTGAATTCGCTAATGGAATGTTATTATTGACAGAAGGCGAATTGCTTCCAGATGTAGTTCCAGCTGCTGCCCAATGAGCCGTGGATGGTAAATGTTCCTTATGGGCTTCGTGGTGATCATCATCAGAACCAGCCTGGTTAGATTGGCTATTATTACTGGATTCTTCACCAAAAGAGG from Candida albicans SC5314 chromosome R, complete sequence encodes:
- a CDS encoding isoleucine--tRNA ligase (Protein similar to isoleucyl-tRNA synthetase; isoleucyl-tRNA synthetase is the target of drugs including the cyclic beta-amino acid icofungipen/PLD-118/BAY-10-8888 and mupirocin), which codes for MLRFKSKVRTFATSLVGLEKKNFSKTLLLPKTNFGPKIPKGDIREVLIKQSSQDIYKWQKENKANRREFVLHDGPPYANGDLHLGHALNKITKDIINRFELVFHDRLIKYSPGWDCHGLPIEMKVETLGKKYESAVEIRKACRDWANAMIDKQRQSFKEYAIMTDFDKPYITMNHAYEINQLKIFSKLIENGLLSQQLKPVWWGCDTQTALAEAELEYNDKHKSVAVHVKFPVVSENLYKYSESKGHAVEFGKLKLLIWTSTPWTIPLNRAICVNENMTYTLIQNVTETLVVAKSLAEQVLKIDPSYKIVNIDIPGSVLTGTFYTNPASDDSKEYPVLHGDHVIETAGTGLVHNAPAHGREDYIVGRKHGLSVESAVDNNGKYIAKFLPPGFQKLGDAKVTDVKTNVICANILNESGMLFHLDKKFVHSYPYDWRSKTPVIQRATPQWFVNVEKIKPYAKEALSKVEFYPQSGSNRLTSFVENRSEWCISRQRVWGVPLPIVYERATGDAVLDLKLINYIIEKIDEFGTDEWFVEETDISRWLPDEMDGSKYFKGKDTMDVWFDSGTSWSTLKSSLQECATTNEPLADIYLEGSDQHRGWFQSSLLNKIIYSGSNGTSFQPMAPFKKVITHGFITDGKGQKMSKSLGNVFSPREAIEGCKKPLTPYLGTDGLRLWVASSNYKQDVSFSPEVLTRVSEVAKKYRVTFKYLLGNLHDFKDPVNYDQMSALDKYILHTLFQLQQACLEFYQDFNFSRVVSSINTHVNSISSAIYFDVSKDCLYTDSANSVRRRSIQTVLNEMMKTYLGLLAPIQPLLTQEAWSEYIRIASLKEDSVFKVDSKFFILSEKYENETVEKSFNEFLELRDDIFRTVESLKQQKFFKNKLELEILLSVKENTNIFRFLKENSSYLDDLFLVSSVKLVEGDLDYTFRVNDEPVSIRIQHSSKCKCPRCWKYTSESPDILCEKCDSVVESLN
- the NOT4 gene encoding CCR4-NOT core ubiquitin-protein ligase subunit (Putative E3 ubiquitin-protein ligase; required for maintenance, but not induction, of hyphal development; homozygous null mutant is avirulent in mouse systemic infection despite persistence in host; repressed in rat oral candidiasis), producing MIQADDTFISDDEEEYCPLCVEEMDISDKNFKPCPCGYQICQFCYNNIRQNPELNGRCPGCRRLYDDESVEYKTVSAEEYKLMQLKKEKRDREKKQKEKEKKEMEMVNKKHLAGLRVVQKNLVYVTGLNPPCNPDDLHSVLRSDKYFGQYGKISKIVINKKTPTTQTSTHHHQNPGLVVYVTFTRKEDALRCITELDGSLCDGRVLRAAHGTTKYCSSYLRGQPCPNPNCMFLHEPGEEADSYTRKDLSTQQGIKMGMTARSHTTSFGEESSNNSQSNQAGSDDDHHEAHKEHLPSTAHWAAAGTTSGSNSPSVNNNIPLANSAAFPTLGEIVRDQKQQQKKETKPRSKTTKSNNTLVPDELDAGDNSVFKFVETTTEQLRGLEDIRNVRFKGFDNGKILPLFSFKGNFSNDTQLEEEKVIARQVIEKFLLRPLKNYHLAYQNHPITQQQAILQRQQQQQQQQQQQQTPALQVAQLQQNKNDEQQKQAQQQLLLLQLQHQQQLQQQQQQRQLQQQQNQPHQLNILKTSDRVNTSTPPPPGLFAGKDVAASSDMSNTGAPLPSSSSQLLTQLMSGKR
- the KTI12 gene encoding Kti12p (Protein similar to S. cerevisiae Kti12p, which associates with Elongator complex; has a role in resistance to killer toxin; predicted Kex2p substrate; Hap43p-induced gene); this encodes MPLIIFTGYPCSGKTKWAKLLQKELEIKIQTAKENSEPGQNYTVTYHSDETLGINHETYQDSNKEKLARGSQISAVKRDISRTNIVILDALSYIKGFRYQLFCEAKGNVTPHCIVHVIAPIEKCIQWNDTKESGNKWDPVLIKQLQMRYEEPNSDTRWDSPLFTILSEDPQEKIPIEDIWNALVLKKAAPPNAATLVKPTSGNSFLQELDKKTQEVVTKILQQQQITPGDVVIDKNLVVAIPTGTASTAQLQRIRRSYIGLNRMRSIEVDRIVPLFVEYLNRSLNSED
- the MTG1 gene encoding putative GTPase (Putative mitochondrial GTPase; likely essential for respiratory competence and in large ribosomal subunit assembly; mitochondrial translation; Spider biofilm induced), with translation MTFVPRKTFPNYNIPLNNFKGHHQKALSKFGHLAPQLDMILEVRDSRAPISTTNVLFDKVLPSKKKLILYSKKDLSILKPRLLEKWHKSKNEQYMFVDCRSKRDGKKIINEIKKLYDSMETPPPLGLRTMIIGMPNVGKSSLVNTLRYVGLSDGENAVSTKIRKVARTGGQPGVTRSTSEIIRLSRDPEIMVYDTPGVFLPTTKNAETMLSLALVGCINESFIDPVILADYLLYVLNLQDPTGKLYTDYIDHPTNNVYELLESIDQKRNVLQIDKRFDECGLANHWISKWKQGKSSKYRGLFDVAAIHEINAKDFGNLTNAERERIGLSNVQQRLQERFGDDGTSTSKHRKRTAKDREFDMKNRLFKL
- the YKU80 gene encoding ATP-dependent DNA helicase (Yku70p-Yku80p Ku complex subunit involved in nonhomologous end joining during double-strand break repair repair; Hap43-repressed gene; flow model biofilm induced): MSKEFTVFVVDASKYMGIADPNVTDSDFTRASGFVIDFFNQQLMRNRKSDRYCLVVYSGSTIKVIYDNTPLSLVQVKTYRSTMNEVHDNDTGEVHKYDLIHALLQGLDRFKVNSHYKFTRNIRLITNGVLPMGKNKSISEYVNMVSNLNINLTFVLIDNEHNEYTQKSLQDLSRTFNNANLVSFNELMNAGPALRLIAPRCSTEGYLGFGELGNTSEIKNMIHLDIQVYPAIKVQSQVHGHEYYVDPKSKERSKIERSTYYYTRTKDDLDEEDDDEERVEKGDISDRTIVPRAECTPGFKYSHRDILALTSELTEVATLPTSPSINILGFMKKNNFAYAYFTEEATYVIPQQNDSERNRLTFNSMVATMIELDYIALVRFVPKSDDEVQVCAAFPRKVALGNQIGEVLLLVRIAMKEDEKIGRFPDLSDTDDNSVDQLMESFILSKKLRDEHFVADTIDNPMAGLLNSAPTSEPPNKNTTLDNLLLSSNPATRRFNYYFRKILDKSLQEESLENFLEKDRFVERYLSVDEPHTLFNLDSILDTKEDLLYTADPKKADTITIELQKKLDVKYKTQHKSEKKSKPFIATSKPQPNDGKFGEYFDIEDILEN
- a CDS encoding uncharacterized protein (Protein of unknown function; possibly an essential gene, disruptants not obtained by UAU1 method), which gives rise to MSSVRKIAAYLERKEDLSQEYNSLKEVFKDEPDYEGLANVFEILKFLDQLIYEYHVHKSYLQCTKGPINDFERKLLAEMEKTIKQLEDDVSLPYLIENAQNLALIRRELFENAHEGGRLIHAYELQNPSSKMMIRSSQPSRPFTTLSDQLHSSKSTPSHSKSPLQLSSNVSEHHALIQSPKEMRNLARAMTWSKRCTDIVFEAGKLDANLTQKYQYISSHIEDEFGYQFCRDFSRYLYLHYIEGDAAKFREDFDKAYIKYLDFSTQKVSELIEKDLKINRKVCRYGIWLREIFQRTYGKITEPPENFLYTDH